A single window of Nicotiana sylvestris chromosome 3, ASM39365v2, whole genome shotgun sequence DNA harbors:
- the LOC138887201 gene encoding uncharacterized protein: MSTQNMKLEMNKHLWPSENQMVNKRKTQKQLGNQLASIRSNHGTEFENAKFAEFYNENGIDHKFSAPWTHQQNRVVERKNKTLEDMARTMFLSSKLPHSFWAEAVNTACYIINRYMTRPLVEKTLYELLKGRKPNISHLRAFECKCFAHNNEKDSLSKFDPRSDEGVFLDTDWVNAMQDELNQFKRSQVWHLVPKPKDRTIIGTKWVFKNKLDEDGTVTRNKMDIKSAFLNGYLKEEVPDIVFSVGLCARFQANPKESHMTTVKRILRYLKGTTDLRLWYPKGSNFNLVGYVDADYAGFLVDRKNTLGMDHFLGSCLLVDFGIDVGCIPIFCDNTSAISMIKNHVHHKRTKHINVRHHFLRDNYKKGLIEFCATDKQIADIFTKALSRENFERNRLELGMIKIT; encoded by the exons agaaacaattaggaaatcaactcgCATCCATTAGGTCtaatcatggaactgaatttgaaaatgctaagtttgctgaattctataatgaaaatggtatagatcataaatTCTCTGCCCCTTGGACTCATCAACAAAatagagtagttgaaagaaagaacaagactcttgaagacatggctaggactatgtttctctctagtaaactgccccatagcttctgggcagaggctgtaaacactgcatgttacattattAATAGAtacatgactagacctcttgtagagaagactctctatgagttacttaaagggagaaaaccaaatatatcccatcttagggcatttgaaTGCAAGTGTTTTGCGCACAATAATGAGAAAGACTCCCTAAGTAAGTTTGaccccagaagtgatgagggagtattcttg GATacagattgggtgaatgcaatgcaagatgaactcaatcagttcaaaaggagtcaagtttggcatctagttccaaaaCCCAAGGACAGAACAAttattggtacaaaatgggtcttcaaaaacaaacttgatgaagatggaacagttacaagaaacaag atggatatcaaaagtgccttcctgaatggctacttgaaagaagaagt acctgacattgttttcagtgtagggctttgtgctcgctttCAAGCTAATCCTAAAGAGTCTCACATGACtactgtcaagaggatactaagatatttgaaaggcaccactgatttgcgtctttggtatcctaaaggtagtaatttcaatctagtaggatatgttgatgctgattatgcaggtttccttgtagATAGGAAAAACACCTTAGGTATGGAtcactttcttggttcatgtctt ttggtagattttggaattgacgttggttgcattcctatattctgtgataacactagtgctataagtatgataAAGAACCATGTTCaccataagaggactaagcacataaatgttagacaccacttcttgaGAGATAACTATAAGAAAGGATTgatagaattttgtgctactgataaacaaattgctgacatcttcactaaagcacttaGTAGAGAAAATTTTGAGAGGAataggttggaattagggatgattaagatcacctaa